Part of the Moraxella ovis genome is shown below.
AAGCGTGTGGACTGCCTGTCATTGCTTCAGGCGGCGTTACCAACATAAGTGATGTTGAGCAGCTAAAACCGTATAGCGAATACCTGCTAGGCGCGATTACAGGGCGCGCCATCTATGAAGGGACGCTGGATCTGTCGGCAGCACAGACCTTTTTGGATAAATAAGCACAATAAAAAAGAGCGAGATGATTCGCTCTTTTTTATTGGACGGCATTTAGTTGTTTTGATGGGCATTCAACACCCAAATTGTGCCATTGCTAAGTAGTAGATAAGCAATGCCTTGTGTCAACAATTCTACTCTACTGGTAATAGTTTAATAACTGTATTAAAAGTTAATAGATTAACTTGACTTTGAAATCAGGTGATGAGCAATATAATCATCCCCGCTTATCCTGCAAATGCCAAAATGATGCAATGGCTCGTGTTAATCATAGTATGGCTTTTTCAATTTTGTGATATAAAAGCAATGTATGGCAAAGTGCTATAAGTACAGCTAAATCATCCTTTTGCGAAAATCACTGGGTGACAAACCTGTAAGCTGCTTAAACTGTCTACTAAATGCACTGTGGTCTGTATATCCGCACTGAATGGCAATCTCAATCACCGATTCATTGGGGTTTTGTAGTAATTTGACAGCTTTTTCTAGACGAATTTTTTGCAACATTTGCTGTGGTGATAGGTTTAATACTGAACGAAATAGTCTCTCCAGTCCAGAAATACTAAGTCCTGCTATGGTTGCAAGTTTATTGATGGTAATTTTGTGCTCAGCATTGTCTTGCATATAATTAATGATTACTGCAAGCTTTTCATGGGCTTTTAATTTGTAGCTATTATCCTTGTCAATATCAATGGAAACACCGACCATTGCTATGATTTCATTTGTTTTATTATAAATTGGGATTTTGTGTGTAATGCACCAACCTAGCTTGCCAGATGGATAAGTATGTAGTTCTAACCTGTCTACGATGGGAGAGCCTTCCAAAACTTTTAGGTCTTGTATCATATACTCCCTCCCTTGTTTGTCGCCAAACATCTCAGTAGGAGTTCTGCCAATAATTTGTGCATCATTATTGACATCTAGCCTAGTTTTTAACGTTTGATTCACCGCCATGTATTGTGCTTGAGTGTTTTTTATAAAAAACACTGTTGAGCTTAGCAGATCAAGAAGGGGAATGATGGCTTGGATACTGGTGATGAAGCTATCAAAATCATTAACCAGATATTGGATATCGGCACTATTTTTATTAAACCCTAGTATTTGTAATTGGGGTAAGGCGTATGTGTGCATGCTTTTTGCTCCAAAGTATGGTGCATTGTATCAAATCTGAATGATTGATTGTATGCAAATTGTGCTAAATTCGGCGTTTTTTTAAAGAAATATATCAAGCTTGGTTTTTAAAAAATCACTAACATAAACTCAAGGATTAATTGAGGCATTAAAACAGGAATAAGATTTATGAGTCATCAAAATTTTTCTCTACACCTAATTGACTCGCACACAGGAGGTGAGCCTACACGCATGATTTATAAGGGATTTCCTGAATTGATTGGACGGAGTGTTGCTGAGAAGTTGAAGGATTTTAAACAAAATTATGACCATCTTCGCCGATCTATTATCTTGGAACCTCGTGGTAGCGAAGTGATGGTTGGTGCCTTGCTTGTGCCGCCAAGTGATGATTCTGCTGTGGCAGGTGTTATCTTCTTTAATAATGAAGGATATCTTGGCATGTGTGGACATGGCAGTATTGGCGTGATTACTTCTTTGGCCTATCAAGGGAAAATTGGTGTTGGCGATCATCGATTAGAAACTCCAGTTGGGATTGTTACAGCAACACTGCATGAAGATGGTAGTTGTAGCATTCGTAATGTGCCATCTTATCGTTACCGCAAACAAGTGGTGGTAAATGTACCTGACCTAGGCATTATCCATGGTGATATCGCATGGGGTGGTAATTGGTTCTTCTTAATCAATGATCATGGGCAAGATTTGCAACCTTCAAATATCAAGCAATTAACGCAAGTGAGTCTAAAAATTAAATCAGCGCTTAAAAATCAGGGTATTACAGGTGATGATGGTGGCGAGATTGATCATATTGAACTGTTTGGCAAATCTAATATCGCTGATAGCAAAAGTTTCGTTCTTTGTCCAGGTGGGGCGTACGATCGTTCACCCTGTGGGACAGGCACTAGTGCCAAAGTTGCTTGTTTGGCTGCTGATAATAAACTTAAGCCAACCACCATTTGGCGGCAGGAAAGTATCATTGGTAGCGTATTTTTGGCAAGCTATGAGCTTGGTGATGATGGCTATAATCAATCTGAAAGCGTAACAATTATCCCAACAATCAGAGGAAGTGCGTATATTAGTGCTGAAACCAAACTTGTAATGCAGGCGCATGATCCATTTCGTTGGGGGTTTTAAAATGAGTGAAATTAAGACTGATGCTGATTTTTATATCATTGGTGGCGGTGTGATTGGATTGTGTACGGCAATGCGATTGCAGTCTCAAGGTCAGTCTGTGGTAATTTTGGAGGCTGGTACGGTAGGTGCTGGTGCTTCTTTGGGCAATGCAGGACATATTGCAACGGAGCAGGTTTTTCCCATTGCAGATCCAAGCGTTATTAAGCAACTACCCTCAATGCTCTTTGATCCGCTTGGTCCGTTGAGATTGGATTGGGCTTATTTGCCAAAACTGTTTCCGTGGGCAATCAAGCTGTTGTTATCTATGAGAGATGAGTCATTTCAAAGAACTCATGAGGCGTTAAAGCAGATAAATGGTGTTAGCCTATCTGCTTGGCAGAATTTTGCAGACAAGTGGGGCTTGGATAAGTGGGTTCATACTCACGGCTCTCTGCTGACAGCTGAATCCCAATCTTCTTTATTGCA
Proteins encoded:
- a CDS encoding AraC family transcriptional regulator; its protein translation is MHTYALPQLQILGFNKNSADIQYLVNDFDSFITSIQAIIPLLDLLSSTVFFIKNTQAQYMAVNQTLKTRLDVNNDAQIIGRTPTEMFGDKQGREYMIQDLKVLEGSPIVDRLELHTYPSGKLGWCITHKIPIYNKTNEIIAMVGVSIDIDKDNSYKLKAHEKLAVIINYMQDNAEHKITINKLATIAGLSISGLERLFRSVLNLSPQQMLQKIRLEKAVKLLQNPNESVIEIAIQCGYTDHSAFSRQFKQLTGLSPSDFRKRMI
- a CDS encoding proline racemase family protein, giving the protein MSHQNFSLHLIDSHTGGEPTRMIYKGFPELIGRSVAEKLKDFKQNYDHLRRSIILEPRGSEVMVGALLVPPSDDSAVAGVIFFNNEGYLGMCGHGSIGVITSLAYQGKIGVGDHRLETPVGIVTATLHEDGSCSIRNVPSYRYRKQVVVNVPDLGIIHGDIAWGGNWFFLINDHGQDLQPSNIKQLTQVSLKIKSALKNQGITGDDGGEIDHIELFGKSNIADSKSFVLCPGGAYDRSPCGTGTSAKVACLAADNKLKPTTIWRQESIIGSVFLASYELGDDGYNQSESVTIIPTIRGSAYISAETKLVMQAHDPFRWGF